The following are encoded together in the Choloepus didactylus isolate mChoDid1 chromosome 7, mChoDid1.pri, whole genome shotgun sequence genome:
- the LOC119539418 gene encoding COMM domain-containing protein 7-like encodes MGRLHCTQDPVPEAVGGDMQQLNQLDAQQFSALTEVLFHFLTEPKEVERFLAQLSEFATTNQMGLGPLRSIVKSLLLVPNGALKKSLTAEQVRADFITLGLSEDKATYFSEKWKQNCHTLARWAIGQTLMINQLIDMEWKFGVTSGSSELEKVGSIFLQLKLVVKKGNQTENLYIELTLPQFYSFLHEMERVRTSMECFS; translated from the coding sequence ATGGGCCGCCTGCACTGCACGCAGGACCCGGTGCCCGAGGCCGTGGGCGGCGACATGCAGCAGCTAAATCAGCTGGACGCGCAGCAGTTCTCAGCCCTGACAGAAGTGCTTTTCCACTTCTTAACTGAGCCCAAAGAGGTGGAAAGGTTTCTGGCTCAGCTCTCTGAATTTGCCACCACCAATCAGATGGGTCTCGGACCCCTCAGAAGCATCGTGAAAAGCCTCCTTCTGGTTCCAAATGGTGCTTTGAAGAAGAGTCTCACAGCCGAGCAGGTCCGGGCTGATTTCATAACTCTGGGTCTTAGTGAGGACAAAGCCACTTATTTTTCTGAAAAGTGGAAGCAGAATTGCCATACCCTTGCTCGATGGGCCATAGGTCAGACTCTGATGATTAACCAGCTTATAGATATGGAGTGGAAATTTGGAGTGACATCTGGGAGCAGCGAATTGGAGAAAGTGGGAAGTATTTTTTTACAATTAAAGTTGGTTgttaaaaaaggaaaccaaactGAAAATTTGTATATAGAATTAACCTTGCCTCAGTTCTACAGCTTCCTACATGAAATGGAGCGTGTCAGAACCAGCATGGAGTGTTTCAGCTGA